A genomic window from Slackia heliotrinireducens DSM 20476 includes:
- a CDS encoding amino acid-binding protein — protein sequence MIDQITVFLENAEGHLKALARTISDAGVDMKALTIADTADYGLVRIICDNPDHAYQVLSDANYRVIKTKVSAIEVPNRPGGLADLLDVLDSLNLNIEYGYCFGLNGDTAIDVLKIHDVGEAVRATKVLSDAGFRVLTQDEIA from the coding sequence ATGATCGATCAGATTACCGTATTCTTGGAGAATGCCGAAGGCCACCTGAAGGCGCTTGCACGCACGATTTCCGACGCAGGCGTCGACATGAAGGCCCTCACCATCGCCGACACCGCCGACTACGGATTGGTTCGCATCATCTGCGACAACCCGGACCACGCCTATCAGGTGCTTTCCGACGCCAACTACCGCGTCATCAAGACCAAGGTGAGCGCCATCGAGGTACCCAACCGCCCGGGCGGCCTGGCCGACCTGCTGGACGTGCTTGATTCGCTCAACCTCAACATCGAGTACGGCTACTGCTTCGGCCTGAACGGCGACACCGCCATCGACGTGCTGAAGATTCATGATGTGGGCGAAGCCGTCCGCGCCACCAAGGTTCTGTCCGACGCTGGATTCCGCGTCTTGACCCAGGACGAGATCGCCTAA
- a CDS encoding phenylacetate--CoA ligase family protein, with translation MGKQDAILRMPHEQIEEIQLAGIKETVVKCYENVPFYKKTFDEAGFDPYAIETLEDIQKAPFLTKQDLRDNYPYGLFAVPLKDVREIHMSSGTTGIATVGGYTEHDLEIWGECFARGIEYADGGENDVCHVCYGYGLFTGGLGAHYGGLSAGCTTIPMSAGQTERQIRVLRTMGSSILCCTPSYAMHIADTAIEMGIDPAKEFNLRVGIHGAEPFSDNFRAELERKLNYKVLDVYGLTETMGPGVAIECMEQEGLHLAEDHFYAEIIDPVTGENLPDGEWGELVLTSIDREAVPVVRYRTRDITRIIPGECKCGRTHRRIDRLHGRTDDMLIIRGVNVFPSQIEDVMKTFDQVSSWYQIVLTRDQGALDKVTLKVEINPGFDFDEISAIEHLQKDIQSQLKKALAVAVSVKIVEPKSIPRSEGKAKRVIDLREGIR, from the coding sequence ATGGGCAAGCAAGATGCTATATTGCGCATGCCGCATGAGCAGATAGAAGAGATTCAGCTCGCCGGCATCAAGGAGACCGTTGTCAAGTGCTACGAGAACGTGCCTTTCTATAAGAAGACCTTCGACGAGGCCGGATTCGACCCCTACGCAATCGAGACACTGGAAGACATCCAGAAGGCGCCCTTCCTCACCAAGCAGGACCTGCGCGACAACTACCCGTACGGCCTGTTCGCTGTGCCGCTGAAGGACGTCCGCGAGATTCACATGAGCTCCGGCACCACCGGCATCGCCACCGTGGGCGGCTATACCGAACACGACCTGGAGATTTGGGGCGAATGCTTCGCCCGCGGCATCGAATACGCCGACGGCGGCGAGAACGACGTCTGCCACGTCTGCTACGGCTACGGCCTGTTCACCGGCGGTCTGGGCGCCCACTACGGCGGCCTTTCCGCAGGCTGCACCACCATCCCGATGAGCGCCGGCCAGACCGAGCGCCAGATTCGCGTGCTGCGCACCATGGGCTCCAGCATCCTGTGCTGCACGCCCTCCTACGCCATGCACATCGCCGACACGGCCATCGAGATGGGCATCGACCCCGCCAAGGAATTCAACCTGCGCGTCGGCATCCACGGCGCCGAGCCCTTCAGCGACAATTTCCGCGCCGAGCTGGAGCGCAAGCTCAACTACAAGGTGCTCGACGTCTACGGCCTGACCGAGACCATGGGTCCCGGCGTCGCCATCGAATGCATGGAGCAGGAAGGCCTGCATCTGGCCGAGGACCACTTCTACGCCGAGATCATCGACCCGGTCACCGGCGAGAACCTGCCTGACGGCGAATGGGGCGAGCTGGTGCTCACCTCCATCGACCGCGAGGCCGTGCCCGTCGTGCGCTACCGCACCCGCGACATCACCCGCATCATCCCCGGCGAATGCAAGTGCGGACGCACCCATCGCCGCATCGACCGCCTGCATGGCCGCACCGACGACATGCTCATCATCCGCGGCGTGAACGTGTTCCCGAGCCAGATTGAAGACGTCATGAAGACCTTCGACCAGGTCAGCAGCTGGTACCAAATCGTGCTCACCCGCGACCAGGGCGCCCTGGACAAGGTCACCCTCAAGGTCGAGATCAACCCCGGTTTCGACTTCGACGAGATTTCCGCCATCGAGCACCTGCAGAAGGACATCCAAAGCCAGCTCAAGAAGGCACTCGCCGTCGCCGTTAGCGTTAAAATAGTGGAGCCGAAGAGCATTCCGCGCAGCGAAGGCAAAGCCAAACGCGTCATCGACTTGAGAGAAGGGATCAGGTAA